The DNA window TGCCTCATATGGATATGGTGATTTGTCATGGCGGTTTCAATACCGTTAATGATACCTTCCGTAACGGCTTACCGATGTTGATCACTCCTATTGCTTATGACCATTTCCATATTGCGAAATTAATTGAGCAGGCCGGTTGTGGAATCAGTATCCGTTACAAGCGACTTCGTGTAGAAGCTCTTCGCGAAACTGTCTTTGAATTATTGGAGAATCCGAAATACAGAACTGCTGCCAAGGAAGTTCAAAACACTTTCCATACGGCAGGCGGTAATGACAAGGCTGTAGAGTTATTAGAAAATTTTGTACAACAAGAATCCACATTAGCCTCAGTATAAGCTTACTATATGAAAAGACGACTGTTATTTGGCGAACGCATGCTTTTGGGAGATGGCACAGAACCTTTTAATGCTGTTATTCCCTTCAGGCTGAGAGGTACCTTCAAATTAGAAGATATCAAGAGAGCTTTATCCAAGATTCAACATAAACATCCCTGGCTCAGGGCGCTCATTGCTCATGATGAGAAAAACGTTCCCTGGTTTGATGTTCCTGAATCTACGATATCCATTCCGGTAAGAATTCTTGCCCGTCAACACGAAGACCAGTGGCAGGAAGAATCAAAAAGAGAATGGCGTACTCCATTTAACTATGAAAAACTTCCTTTGATCCGTTTTGTATGGATTAAAGGGGAAAATGTTTCCGATATGCTGTTTGCGTTCCACCATTGTTTATGCGATGGTGGTTCTGCGATGGCTTTTTTATATGAATTTTTGCAGGTATTAGACAACCCTTCTGCCGATATTGGTGTTGAAAAGCCTATTCTGGGTATTCAGGATGTGGTTCCGGCCAAGATTCTCAATAGTCGCAGACAGAAACTGAAGGCGAAGTTTATCGGCCGTCTGGCAGCCACCGCTATTAAGTATATTCCTGTGGGTAAAAAAGCAGTTGAGCGACAAAACGATTATCTGATGCACTGGAAATTTGACCAGAAAACAAGCCGCGAACTGGTTTCTTATTGTAAATCGAATAAAGTTACAGTGAACACCTTTTTGTGTGCGGCAGTCCTGCAGGCATTTAAAAAAGTAAAAGGAACAGCTGCTTTTAATAAAGTTTCATGTCCTGTAGATATCCGGCGTTTTGCCACTCAGATTAAAAACGATCATATTTTCGCCTTCGGATTGATGATCGTGGTTTCAGCAAATGAAAAAATGGGCTTTCTGGAGAATGTACGTTCTATGCAGGAAGCGGTAGCCAAAAAAACGGCTAAACTCAATCCGTATATCACGATGATGGTCATGGAATCCGGACATGATGCTCTGAATAATTTCACGAAGCTCCTAAAAAATGGAAAGTCATCGAATGACTGTATGTTTTCCAATCTGGGACGCATCCAGATTCCGCATCAGTACAAAGAATTTACGGTAGATACAATCTTCAGTCCTTCTGTAATTGGGCCGTTGGGAAATACGACTACCCTTGTTGTATCGACCTACCGCGAAGAAATGGATTTTTCTTTTGTAGGAAGTGAAGGCTATTTGCCACATGCAGAAGCATTGGCGATTCGCGATGAGATTGTAAAGACTGTTCACCAGCAAATTGAA is part of the Chryseobacterium lactis genome and encodes:
- a CDS encoding condensation domain-containing protein encodes the protein MKRRLLFGERMLLGDGTEPFNAVIPFRLRGTFKLEDIKRALSKIQHKHPWLRALIAHDEKNVPWFDVPESTISIPVRILARQHEDQWQEESKREWRTPFNYEKLPLIRFVWIKGENVSDMLFAFHHCLCDGGSAMAFLYEFLQVLDNPSADIGVEKPILGIQDVVPAKILNSRRQKLKAKFIGRLAATAIKYIPVGKKAVERQNDYLMHWKFDQKTSRELVSYCKSNKVTVNTFLCAAVLQAFKKVKGTAAFNKVSCPVDIRRFATQIKNDHIFAFGLMIVVSANEKMGFLENVRSMQEAVAKKTAKLNPYITMMVMESGHDALNNFTKLLKNGKSSNDCMFSNLGRIQIPHQYKEFTVDTIFSPSVIGPLGNTTTLVVSTYREEMDFSFVGSEGYLPHAEALAIRDEIVKTVHQQIEYLVVS